A window from Drosophila yakuba strain Tai18E2 chromosome 3L, Prin_Dyak_Tai18E2_2.1, whole genome shotgun sequence encodes these proteins:
- the LOC6532263 gene encoding ataxin-2 homolog, with translation MPTIRRCCIIGCLSNSRQHPSMQFFAFPRPENPFHKLWKEACHASLRRIVPFKKPVVCALHFDPSVLGGRRLQSNALPTLRLEVPSNLEAVEQQAMVEEIERSRKCAYINAVVYEWLVRANINPQLRGSITHGMIKDKAENARQVIGSTSFIADNRWLNRFRETHLQGFAQKLASNQLKPLGSSLWIPDIVQDLAHLFPPASAERVAKLEEMPEQYMSYMQQYGEYEEDDDSMDVKEQSYQEQQQQQQQHFALQQQHMQQQQHQMAHPWPPFPGHPGHPTPHPGFASFNDFYFERHQQQMQQQLQQHQQQMQQFPPTMPPQREPFQPQLPPNVPPQRASPFQPVQLAKRPKMESPDDDEVQEINSAMTSPPHPLAESTLTSKHSRSSSPNEQNNNNSGGRDSASSKENAPKGGGASGKSTPALSSKGKDSPAPARAASTKPASAPASPKKIPNGSSSSGSQTNGHTSPDHEDKKALSMLKELESYHQALEYLKPLEDFVLFKENFRAIGLLSQLELVLRKGDKATLVEG, from the coding sequence ATGCCGACCATCCGGCGGTGCTGCATCATCGGATGTCTGTCCAATTCGCGCCAGCACCCGAGCATGCAGTTCTTTGCGTTTCCCCGCCCGGAGAACCCCTTCCACAAGCTGTGGAAAGAGGCGTGCCACGCCTCCCTGAGGCGTATAGTGCCCTTCAAGAAGCCGGTGGTGTGTGCCCTGCACTTTGACCCCAGTGTTCTGGGGGGCAGGAGGCTGCAGTCAAATGCGCTGCCCACCCTGCGCCTGGAGGTGCCCTCCAACCTGGAGGCCGTGGAGCAGCAGGCCATGGTGGAGGAGATCGAGAGGAGCCGAAAGTGCGCCTACATCAATGCAGTGGTATATGAATGGCTAGTGAGAGCCAACATCAATCCCCAGCTGCGAGGCAGCATAACCCACGGAATGATCAAGGACAAGGCGGAGAATGCCCGCCAAGTCATTGGGAGCACATCCTTTATAGCGGATAATCGCTGGTTGAACCGTTTCCGGGAGACTCATCTTCAAGGATTCGCCCAAAAACTGGCCAGCAATCAGTTGAAGCCTCTAGGATCCTCGCTCTGGATCCCGGACATTGTACAGGACCTGGCCCACCTCTTTCCGCCCGCCAGCGCCGAAAGAGTGGCCAAACTGGAGGAGATGCCCGAGCAGTACATGAGCTACATGCAGCAGTACGGGGAATACGAAGAGGATGATGACAGCATGGATGTGAAGGAGCAGAGCTAtcaggagcaacagcagcagcaacagcagcacttTGCcctccagcagcaacacatgcaacagcagcagcatcaaatGGCCCACCCATGGCCACCGTTTCCTGGTCATCCCGGACATCCTACCCCGCATCCCGGGTTCGCCAGCTTCAACGACTTTTACTTTGAGCGGCATcagcagcaaatgcaacagcaactccagcagcatcagcagcagatGCAACAGTTTCCACCCACTATGCCACCTCAAAGGGAGCCCTTTCAGCCCCAATTGCCGCCAAATGTTCCTCCGCAGCGAGCTAGTCCCTTCCAGCCCGTTCAGTTGGCCAAGAGACCCAAAATGGAGTCACCCGATGACGACGAAGTGCAGGAGATCAACTCTGCGATGACTTCACCACCACATCCGCTAGCAGAATCCACTTTAACCAGCAAGCACAGTCGAAGTTCCAGTCCCAACGagcagaacaacaacaacagcggggGAAGGGACAGTGCCAGCAGCAAGGAGAACGCTCCCAAGGGAGGCGGAGCTAGTGGCAAATCCACGCCTGCCCTCTCCTCCAAGGGAAAGGACTCACCTGCACCAGCACGAGCTGCGTCCACCAAACCCGCCTCCGCTCCCGCCTCGCCGAAAAAGATTCCCAATGGATCCAGCTCCTCGGGCAGCCAAACCAATGGACACACATCCCCAGATCACGAGGATAAGAAGGCTTTGTCCATGCTGAAGGAGTTGGAGAGCTACCACCAGGCTTTGGAGTACCTCAAACCGCTGGAGGACTTTGTGCTCTTCAAGGAGAACTTTCGAGCTATTGGGCTGCTCTCCCAGTTGGAACTGGTGCTCCGAAAAGGGGACAAGGCCACACTGGTTGAGGGCTAA